A stretch of the Polluticoccus soli genome encodes the following:
- the aspS gene encoding aspartate--tRNA ligase, which yields MYRTHTCGELRMQQVGSEVKLAGWVQTVRKFGSITFVDLRDRYGITQLFFNESLNTRLDQTPLGREYVIQVTGKVIERSNKNPKLPTGDIEIEVADFAIMNTAAVPPFTIEEETDGGDELRMKYRYLDLRRPTLRRNMELRYKVNRAVRNYLDGQGFLDIETPFLIKSTPEGARDFVVPSRMNEGQFYALPQSPQTFKQLLMVSGYDRYFQVVKCFRDEDLRADRQPEFTQIDCEMSFVEQEDILQMFEGLFKHVFEDVKGVKISEAFPRMTWDDAMWNYGNDKPDIRFEMKIQNAKADGKVYAEVLNTIDFKVFNEAESILAITVPGASEYTRKQLDELTEWIKRPQIGMSGLVYVKCNADGTRKSSIDKFLNEEQLKAFGSFCAANDGDLILVLAGKETRTRKAMSELRLEMGQRLGFRNPDEYKPLWVIDFPLFEYDEEENTWAARHHPFTSPKPEQLSLLGNPDKYGEIKANAYDIVLNGTEIGGGSIRIFQRELQEQMFAALGLDKEEANEKFGFLLGAFEYGAPPHGGIAFGFDRLCALLGGQESIRDFIAFPKNNAGRDVMLDAPSALDDKQLTELKLKLDN from the coding sequence ATGTATCGTACTCATACCTGTGGAGAATTACGCATGCAGCAAGTAGGCAGCGAAGTAAAGCTGGCCGGCTGGGTGCAAACCGTCCGTAAATTTGGCAGCATCACCTTCGTCGATCTGCGCGACCGTTACGGCATTACACAGCTGTTTTTCAACGAATCGCTTAACACCCGGCTTGACCAAACCCCGCTGGGTCGCGAGTATGTGATACAGGTAACAGGCAAAGTGATAGAGCGCAGCAACAAGAACCCTAAGCTGCCCACAGGCGATATTGAAATAGAAGTGGCTGATTTCGCCATAATGAACACTGCTGCTGTTCCTCCTTTCACGATAGAAGAGGAGACAGATGGAGGTGACGAGCTGCGCATGAAATACCGCTATCTCGACCTGCGTCGCCCGACATTGCGCCGTAATATGGAACTGCGCTATAAAGTAAACAGGGCGGTACGTAACTACCTGGATGGACAAGGATTCCTGGATATCGAAACTCCTTTCCTGATCAAATCTACACCCGAAGGTGCGCGCGACTTCGTTGTGCCTTCGCGCATGAATGAAGGTCAGTTCTATGCCCTGCCACAAAGCCCGCAAACCTTTAAGCAACTGCTGATGGTAAGCGGCTACGATAGGTATTTCCAGGTAGTAAAATGTTTCCGCGACGAGGATCTGCGTGCAGACCGTCAACCGGAATTTACACAGATAGACTGCGAAATGAGCTTCGTAGAGCAGGAAGACATCCTGCAGATGTTCGAAGGCTTATTCAAGCATGTATTTGAAGACGTAAAAGGCGTGAAGATCAGCGAGGCCTTCCCACGCATGACCTGGGACGATGCCATGTGGAACTATGGTAACGATAAGCCGGACATCCGCTTCGAAATGAAGATACAAAACGCCAAGGCTGATGGTAAAGTGTATGCCGAGGTGTTAAATACCATCGACTTCAAAGTATTCAACGAGGCGGAATCAATACTAGCCATTACAGTTCCGGGGGCATCAGAATATACCCGTAAGCAGCTCGACGAGTTGACTGAATGGATAAAGCGTCCTCAAATAGGCATGAGCGGCCTGGTATATGTTAAATGCAATGCAGATGGTACTCGCAAAAGCAGTATCGATAAGTTCCTCAACGAAGAGCAGTTGAAAGCTTTTGGCTCCTTCTGTGCTGCTAACGACGGTGACCTGATACTTGTACTGGCAGGTAAAGAAACCCGCACCCGTAAAGCCATGAGCGAGCTCAGGCTGGAAATGGGTCAACGCCTTGGCTTTCGCAACCCTGACGAATACAAGCCACTTTGGGTGATCGACTTTCCGTTGTTTGAGTACGACGAGGAAGAAAATACCTGGGCTGCACGTCACCATCCGTTCACTTCGCCAAAACCAGAGCAGCTCTCATTGTTGGGTAACCCTGACAAATACGGCGAGATCAAAGCCAACGCCTACGATATCGTGCTAAACGGTACCGAGATTGGCGGTGGTTCTATACGTATCTTCCAGCGCGAGCTGCAGGAGCAAATGTTTGCAGCGCTGGGCCTGGACAAGGAAGAAGCCAATGAGAAGTTCGGCTTTCTGCTTGGAGCCTTCGAATATGGCGCGCCGCCCCATGGTGGTATTGCCTTCGGTTTCGACAGGCTTTGTGCCCTGCTAGGTGGCCAGGAAAGCATCCGGGATTTCATAGCCTTCCCGAAGAACAATGCGGGTAGGGACGTGATGCTGGACGCACCATCGGCACTGGACGACAAGCAGCTTACCGAGTTAAAGCTGAAATTGGACAATTAA
- a CDS encoding DUF5723 family protein, which yields MKLAINKGIMLLRSITIGLCAILVPYLAIAQQFVGLAAREYASIQQVPYNPAWVNGASTGTEVQLFGLSAMAGTNAYSITRKYLTSGGLGNGSAATENKDIYKDMRNNKKYAWGNVDLLGPAASFNIKGIHNVGIYTRFREIARAGNIGKLEFELMGEMLPEYYYVPLDFKNTGFSTHAFAEVGFSYGRELINDYTNKWRGGITVKYLMGFCAGSVYTTGTRYVQANEDSLASLAGDITALFTYNLNPINGPTAKIDPAGLTQRAGRGSLGLDIGLQYEYHENANPNEESPYTYSIAASITDIGAITYFADTGSGSYTLYGNLEAIKGFDVREGETSADYVARLVRDSLLVKTDDPEKFRVGLPTAFRLNADYNVTPAMNIAVNILLNMRGNTRDIYRAAYTNYFNITPTFGQRRFKVSIPFTFVGYQTVVLGAIIQSGPFYIGTNSLFSTLLSKNLKNADAFMGLMFKLHKDRRNYYTY from the coding sequence ATGAAGTTAGCCATCAACAAAGGGATCATGCTTCTTAGATCAATCACTATCGGACTCTGTGCAATACTAGTACCCTACCTGGCAATCGCACAGCAATTTGTAGGGCTGGCCGCGAGGGAATATGCCTCTATACAGCAGGTACCTTACAACCCCGCATGGGTCAATGGCGCGTCAACAGGCACTGAGGTGCAGTTGTTTGGACTGAGTGCTATGGCCGGCACCAACGCGTATAGCATCACAAGGAAATACCTTACTTCCGGTGGCCTGGGCAATGGTTCTGCGGCCACAGAGAATAAGGATATCTACAAAGACATGCGGAACAATAAGAAGTACGCCTGGGGAAACGTCGATCTTTTAGGTCCTGCAGCTTCGTTCAATATCAAGGGTATTCACAATGTAGGCATATACACAAGGTTCCGGGAAATAGCCCGTGCAGGGAATATCGGTAAGCTGGAGTTCGAATTGATGGGTGAAATGCTGCCCGAGTACTACTATGTACCGCTCGACTTCAAGAACACCGGCTTTTCCACGCACGCCTTTGCCGAAGTTGGCTTCTCATATGGCAGGGAGTTAATAAATGACTATACAAACAAATGGCGTGGGGGCATTACCGTGAAGTATCTCATGGGCTTCTGTGCCGGTAGCGTTTACACAACAGGCACCCGCTATGTTCAAGCCAATGAAGATTCCCTGGCCTCCCTGGCAGGTGATATTACAGCTTTGTTCACTTACAATCTCAACCCTATTAATGGCCCAACAGCCAAGATCGACCCTGCAGGCCTTACACAAAGAGCCGGACGTGGAAGTCTAGGCCTGGATATCGGTCTCCAATATGAATACCACGAAAACGCCAACCCTAACGAAGAATCGCCTTATACATACAGCATAGCCGCCTCTATTACTGATATTGGTGCCATCACCTATTTTGCGGACACTGGCAGCGGTAGCTATACACTATATGGAAACCTTGAGGCGATCAAGGGCTTTGATGTAAGAGAAGGTGAAACTTCTGCTGATTACGTTGCAAGGCTAGTGCGTGATTCGCTATTAGTTAAGACAGATGACCCAGAAAAGTTTCGCGTGGGCCTGCCTACTGCTTTCCGGCTTAATGCAGATTACAATGTTACTCCTGCAATGAACATTGCCGTCAACATTCTTTTGAACATGCGAGGCAATACGCGCGATATATACAGGGCTGCTTATACCAACTACTTCAACATCACCCCCACCTTCGGGCAGCGAAGATTTAAAGTGAGTATACCTTTTACATTTGTAGGCTATCAAACCGTAGTGCTGGGAGCTATTATACAATCAGGCCCCTTTTATATTGGCACCAACTCGCTATTCTCCACCCTGCTTAGCAAGAACCTAAAAAATGCCGATGCCTTTATGGGACTCATGTTCAAGCTCCATAAGGATCGCCGGAATTATTACACATATTGA
- the rplL gene encoding 50S ribosomal protein L7/L12, which translates to MADVKALAETLVGLTVKEVQELADVLKADYGIEPAAAAVVMSAGDGGGAAAAEEKTAFNVVLKSAGASKLNVVKVVKELTGLGLKEAKELVDGAPKNVKEGVSKAEAEDLKAKLTEAGAEVEIA; encoded by the coding sequence ATGGCAGACGTAAAAGCATTAGCCGAAACACTCGTTGGTCTTACAGTTAAAGAAGTACAAGAACTGGCTGACGTATTAAAAGCAGATTACGGTATCGAACCAGCTGCTGCTGCAGTAGTAATGAGCGCAGGCGACGGTGGTGGCGCAGCTGCTGCTGAAGAAAAAACTGCTTTCAACGTAGTTCTGAAGAGCGCAGGCGCTTCTAAACTGAACGTTGTAAAAGTTGTAAAAGAACTGACTGGTCTTGGTCTGAAAGAAGCTAAAGAACTGGTAGACGGCGCTCCTAAGAACGTTAAAGAAGGCGTAAGCAAAGCTGAAGCTGAAGATCTGAAAGCTAAGCTGACTGAAGCTGGTGCTGAAGTTGAGATCGCTTAA
- the rplJ gene encoding 50S ribosomal protein L10 — MTPAQKNEVIEVLKEKFSQYNNFYITDTESLTVAQVTNLRRHCFDKQVEMKVAKNTLIKKALESLDSEKYSGIYEALNNVTALMFSENPKDPAVIISSFRKAAKGERPVLKAAFINGDIYIGDAQLATLTKIKTKNELIGEVIGLLQSPAKRVIAALLHNAEKGSEAAAPEAPAAEASAPEAPAADASASETPAAE, encoded by the coding sequence ATGACACCTGCTCAAAAAAATGAAGTAATAGAAGTACTGAAAGAGAAATTCAGCCAGTACAACAACTTTTATATCACTGATACCGAATCATTGACGGTAGCACAAGTGACCAACCTTCGCCGCCACTGCTTTGATAAGCAAGTGGAAATGAAGGTGGCTAAGAACACGCTGATCAAAAAAGCGCTGGAAAGCCTGGACTCTGAAAAATACAGCGGCATCTACGAAGCTCTGAATAACGTAACTGCCCTGATGTTCAGCGAAAATCCAAAAGACCCAGCTGTTATCATCAGCTCTTTCCGCAAAGCTGCAAAAGGCGAAAGGCCTGTATTGAAAGCCGCTTTCATCAACGGTGATATCTACATCGGCGATGCACAACTGGCTACCCTGACAAAGATCAAGACGAAGAACGAGCTTATCGGCGAAGTTATCGGCTTACTCCAGTCTCCTGCAAAACGCGTTATCGCAGCGCTGCTGCATAATGCAGAAAAAGGCAGCGAAGCTGCTGCTCCTGAAGCTCCTGCCGCTGAGGCATCAGCTCCTGAAGCACCTGCAGCAGACGCATCAGCATCAGAAACACCTGCTGCTGAATAA
- the rplA gene encoding 50S ribosomal protein L1 encodes MAKKRKAVEAKLDKNKQYTLAEASAMVKDINCTKFDSSVDMHIRLGVDPKKADQAIRGTVTLPHGTGKTKRVLVLCTPDKEAEAKAAGADFVGLDEFVSKIEGGWTDVDVIVATPSVMPKIGRLGKVLGPRNLMPNPKTGTVTNDVATAVTDVKGGKIAFKIDKAGIIHASVGRVSFEPKKIAENAQELINTLVRMKPSTAKGVYLKGISMASTMSPGLIIDTKTVA; translated from the coding sequence ATCGCTAAAAAAAGAAAGGCTGTAGAAGCCAAACTAGATAAAAACAAACAATATACACTGGCTGAAGCTTCTGCAATGGTAAAAGATATCAACTGCACGAAGTTCGACAGCTCAGTAGATATGCACATACGTCTTGGGGTAGATCCTAAGAAAGCAGACCAGGCTATCCGCGGTACAGTTACCCTGCCACACGGCACAGGTAAAACTAAACGCGTACTGGTACTGTGTACACCTGATAAAGAAGCTGAAGCAAAAGCAGCAGGTGCTGACTTCGTAGGTCTGGATGAATTCGTATCTAAGATCGAAGGTGGCTGGACTGATGTAGACGTTATTGTTGCTACTCCTTCTGTAATGCCTAAGATCGGTCGTCTGGGTAAAGTACTGGGTCCTCGTAACCTGATGCCAAACCCTAAAACTGGTACTGTTACTAACGACGTAGCAACAGCAGTTACCGATGTAAAAGGTGGTAAGATCGCATTTAAAATAGACAAAGCCGGTATCATCCACGCTTCTGTGGGCCGCGTATCATTTGAGCCTAAGAAAATCGCTGAGAACGCTCAGGAGCTCATCAACACACTGGTACGTATGAAGCCATCAACTGCCAAAGGAGTTTATCTGAAAGGCATCAGCATGGCATCTACAATGAGCCCCGGTTTAATCATCGATACGAAAACCGTTGCTTAA
- the rplK gene encoding 50S ribosomal protein L11, with the protein MAKEITGYVKLQCKGGQANPAPPIGPALGSKGVNIMEFCKQFNARTQDKMGKVLPVLITVYADKSFDFIIKTPPAAVQLMEASKIQKGSKESNRQKVGKVTWAQVEEIAKDKMPDLNCFTVESAMRMVAGTARSMGLTVEGAAPWEN; encoded by the coding sequence ATGGCTAAAGAAATCACTGGCTATGTAAAGCTGCAATGCAAAGGCGGCCAAGCCAATCCGGCACCACCAATCGGACCTGCACTGGGTTCTAAGGGTGTCAACATCATGGAGTTTTGCAAGCAGTTCAACGCTCGCACCCAGGACAAAATGGGAAAAGTACTTCCCGTATTAATTACAGTTTACGCTGACAAGTCTTTCGACTTCATCATCAAGACCCCTCCTGCAGCAGTGCAGCTGATGGAAGCTTCTAAGATCCAGAAAGGTTCTAAAGAATCTAACCGCCAGAAAGTGGGTAAGGTAACCTGGGCTCAGGTTGAAGAGATCGCCAAAGACAAAATGCCTGATCTGAATTGCTTTACAGTAGAAAGCGCCATGCGTATGGTTGCCGGTACTGCACGCAGCATGGGTCTGACAGTTGAAGGCGCAGCGCCCTGGGAAAATTAA
- a CDS encoding sulfatase-like hydrolase/transferase, whose protein sequence is MGDRNEHLPTVHGFDEFFGNLYHLNAEEEPEYPNWPKDPEFTKRFGPRGVLKCKATDKDDPTEDPQFGRVGKQVIENTGPLHRKRMETVDEEFLGAALDFMDRKTKEGVPWFCYMNTTRMHIFTHLKPSSVGKTGLGLYPDGMVELDGYVGQLLNKLDELKVTENTIVVFTTDNGAEVMSWPDGGSTPFRGEKDTNWEGGWRVPCVMRWPGVIEPGQVINDICSLQDFIPTFAAANGEPDLVEKVKKGYEMNGKTYKVHLDGYNLLPFLSGKEKESPRKGFLYWSDDGDCMAIRMGRFKVVFAEQRKTGLDVWREPLAQMRVPKFFDLRADPFEKGEESFKYNDWLLEQNFLMYSAVPLIAHWLESFKEFPPRCKPASFSIDRIMESMMPKS, encoded by the coding sequence TTGGGCGATCGCAATGAACACCTGCCCACCGTTCATGGCTTCGATGAATTCTTTGGCAATCTGTATCACCTTAATGCGGAAGAAGAACCCGAGTATCCGAACTGGCCGAAGGATCCGGAGTTTACGAAAAGGTTTGGCCCTCGCGGGGTGCTGAAATGCAAAGCGACGGATAAAGATGATCCAACGGAAGATCCCCAATTTGGCCGCGTGGGCAAACAGGTGATCGAAAATACAGGCCCGTTGCACCGGAAAAGAATGGAAACCGTCGATGAAGAATTCCTCGGTGCTGCCCTCGACTTCATGGATCGAAAAACAAAAGAAGGTGTGCCCTGGTTTTGCTACATGAACACAACGAGAATGCACATTTTCACACACCTCAAACCTTCGTCGGTTGGCAAGACGGGTCTTGGATTGTACCCCGACGGCATGGTGGAATTAGATGGTTACGTAGGTCAGCTGTTAAATAAACTCGATGAATTAAAAGTAACCGAAAACACGATCGTTGTGTTTACTACCGATAACGGAGCTGAAGTAATGTCATGGCCAGATGGTGGCTCTACGCCTTTCCGCGGCGAGAAAGATACCAACTGGGAAGGCGGCTGGAGGGTGCCTTGCGTAATGCGCTGGCCCGGTGTGATAGAACCCGGACAGGTGATCAACGATATCTGTTCGCTGCAGGACTTCATACCCACCTTTGCAGCTGCCAATGGTGAGCCTGACCTGGTGGAGAAAGTAAAGAAAGGTTATGAAATGAATGGCAAGACGTATAAAGTACACCTGGATGGTTACAACCTGCTGCCATTCTTATCCGGAAAAGAAAAAGAATCTCCCCGCAAAGGCTTTCTGTACTGGAGCGATGACGGCGATTGCATGGCCATTCGTATGGGTAGGTTCAAAGTTGTTTTTGCTGAGCAAAGAAAAACTGGCCTTGACGTTTGGCGTGAGCCGCTGGCTCAAATGCGCGTACCAAAATTCTTTGATCTGCGTGCCGACCCGTTTGAGAAAGGTGAAGAAAGCTTTAAGTACAACGATTGGCTACTTGAGCAAAACTTCCTGATGTATTCCGCTGTCCCGCTGATAGCACACTGGCTGGAAAGCTTTAAAGAATTCCCGCCGCGTTGCAAACCTGCAAGTTTTAGTATAGATAGGATAATGGAATCAATGATGCCGAAAAGCTAA